A single Methylobacterium sp. 17Sr1-1 DNA region contains:
- a CDS encoding lipopolysaccharide biosynthesis protein: MLTLVARLRRSGRTQQFASAFVARIASAVLGFVMLLVASRLLTTYEYGVYVFLFTFGSGLGLIAAFGQQNLVLKHYRARDGVVPHNDALVRYNLAWVTAAILLMLASSAVVFVAEEALPDPYHRLHLACAFAGVFALSEYLQNYFRVHGRIWLALLPREVVWRGACSVLLWGAASAGLLTGATVAMEIVLGLLLAMTLYQIRHLAGLHGWDSWRGGFRHPHKAQGWRGESLLFTANNVIVAAAAFLETVIVGAALGMEQAAFYFVALRYATLINLPSAAIDTVSMPMIASHFQARDREGAQRLIGRLSLASFAISSAGAVVMAVGAPFALGLFKPDFAAHTDVLMVLSLSAVVGAFFGPGPTLLTIGGGERYILISNAILYSVYAVLLCLIAVPFGIMGVAVANVGWTIVINLVLARWVRANWDIDSRATAFFTRRAWAPAQPLSPAPAHAAAAPAHAAE, from the coding sequence ATGCTGACACTCGTCGCGCGGCTGCGCCGGTCGGGCCGCACGCAGCAATTCGCCTCGGCCTTCGTCGCCCGCATCGCGAGCGCCGTCCTCGGCTTCGTGATGCTGCTGGTCGCGAGCCGCCTGCTCACCACCTACGAGTACGGCGTCTACGTGTTCCTGTTCACCTTCGGCAGCGGGCTCGGGCTGATCGCGGCGTTCGGCCAGCAGAACCTGGTGCTGAAGCATTACCGGGCGCGCGACGGCGTGGTGCCGCACAACGACGCGCTGGTGCGCTACAACCTCGCCTGGGTCACCGCGGCGATTCTGCTGATGCTGGCCTCGAGCGCGGTGGTCTTCGTCGCCGAGGAGGCCCTGCCCGACCCCTATCACCGGCTCCACCTCGCCTGTGCCTTCGCGGGCGTGTTCGCCCTGTCCGAGTACCTGCAGAACTATTTTCGCGTTCACGGCCGGATCTGGCTCGCGCTGCTGCCCCGGGAGGTGGTGTGGCGCGGCGCCTGCTCGGTGCTGCTCTGGGGCGCCGCCTCGGCCGGCCTCCTCACCGGCGCGACGGTCGCGATGGAGATCGTGCTCGGTCTGCTCCTCGCGATGACGCTCTACCAGATCCGCCACCTCGCGGGGCTGCACGGCTGGGATTCCTGGCGCGGGGGCTTCCGCCACCCGCACAAGGCACAGGGTTGGCGCGGCGAGAGCCTGCTGTTCACCGCCAACAACGTGATCGTGGCCGCGGCCGCCTTCCTCGAGACCGTGATCGTCGGCGCCGCTCTCGGCATGGAACAGGCAGCGTTCTACTTCGTCGCCCTGCGCTACGCGACGCTGATCAACCTGCCGAGCGCGGCGATCGACACGGTCAGCATGCCGATGATCGCGAGCCACTTCCAGGCCCGCGACCGGGAGGGGGCGCAGCGCCTGATCGGCCGGCTGTCGCTGGCGAGCTTCGCGATCTCGTCGGCGGGCGCCGTGGTGATGGCGGTCGGCGCGCCCTTCGCCCTCGGCCTGTTCAAGCCGGATTTCGCCGCCCATACCGACGTGCTGATGGTGCTCAGCCTGTCGGCGGTGGTGGGCGCCTTCTTCGGCCCCGGCCCGACGTTGCTCACGATCGGCGGCGGCGAGCGCTACATCCTGATCAGCAACGCGATCCTGTACTCCGTCTACGCGGTCCTGCTCTGCCTCATCGCGGTGCCGTTCGGCATCATGGGCGTCGCGGTGGCGAATGTCGGCTGGACGATCGTCATCAACCTGGTGCTCGCCCGCTGGGTGCGGGCGAACTGGGACATCGACAGCCGCGCGACCGCCTTCTTCACCCGCCGGGCCTGGGCCCCGGCGCAACCCCTCTCCCCGGCCCCCGCGCACGCGGCGGCGGCTCCCGCGCATGCGGCGGAATGA
- a CDS encoding WecB/TagA/CpsF family glycosyltransferase produces MPDRTLDMAPGAASVDRLDLEGVTVSDLTRDQLLARLRDVLDRRAQLCLGFCNANMLLKALCTPAYAASLRSFLLVSDGLGIDLCSALFRGRFFRQNLNGTDLIPAFLAAETVPRTLFLLGAKPGIAEAAARNLALLYPQHRVVGVQDGYFPAEELGAVIAGINAASPDILLVALGNPGQETFIAEHAHRIDARLLMGVGALLDYTAGASVRAPAAFRLVRLEWLFRLLREPRRLGRRYTVDIVVFVATILRLRLAGLVRDRPFRVARS; encoded by the coding sequence ATGCCTGACCGCACCCTCGACATGGCGCCTGGAGCCGCGAGCGTCGACCGTCTCGATCTCGAGGGCGTCACCGTGAGCGACCTCACCCGCGACCAGCTGCTCGCCCGCCTGCGCGACGTCCTCGACCGGCGCGCCCAGCTGTGCCTCGGCTTCTGCAACGCCAACATGCTGCTCAAGGCCCTGTGCACGCCGGCCTACGCGGCGTCCCTGCGCAGCTTCCTGCTCGTCAGCGACGGGCTCGGGATCGACCTGTGCTCGGCCCTGTTCCGCGGCCGCTTCTTCCGCCAGAACCTCAACGGCACCGACCTGATCCCGGCCTTCCTGGCCGCCGAGACGGTACCGCGCACGCTGTTCCTGCTCGGGGCCAAGCCCGGCATCGCCGAGGCGGCGGCGCGCAACCTGGCGCTGCTCTATCCCCAGCACCGGGTCGTCGGCGTGCAGGACGGCTACTTTCCGGCCGAGGAGCTGGGGGCGGTGATCGCCGGGATCAACGCCGCCTCGCCCGACATCCTGCTCGTCGCCCTCGGCAATCCGGGCCAGGAGACCTTCATCGCCGAGCACGCGCACCGGATCGACGCGCGGCTGCTGATGGGGGTCGGGGCGCTGCTCGACTACACGGCCGGCGCGTCCGTCCGGGCCCCTGCGGCGTTCCGCCTCGTGCGGCTCGAGTGGTTGTTCCGCCTTCTGCGCGAGCCGCGCCGCCTCGGGCGCCGTTACACCGTCGACATCGTGGTCTTCGTGGCGACGATCCTCCGCCTACGGCTGGCGGGCCTCGTGCGCGACCGTCCCTTCCGCGTCGCCCGCTCGTGA
- a CDS encoding alpha/beta fold hydrolase — translation MLTDGAREGPISGPILGPAAESLAAEPVPVVLGDAFGWFSPGARRRGVLLCGTFGFEQWCAYRSWRELAAMIAGTGCPTLRFDYPGQGDSRDPAGPEIPAALDAIRAGIAYLRERAGAEEVVVVGLRLGATLAALSGGDIDRLVMLAPFSTGKAYRREMAMQSRLIDVMPDRTPMPQEPDSLMVGSFLLGPRTLADLARLDLAASKRAPAPQILMLGPKIETLAERYRALGSDVETGPLPDLTQLVSDPLFPRLPAETFARVRDFAVAQAPAPAASSPVPASIPSPAPCRLADAAWQEEVSRFGPGLVGILCRPRGAWGGGTVLVVNSGRNPRAGHGRQTTQLARRLAASGIASFRFDLRGVGDSAERPDGAPPLYTVDAVEDVQAALNHLEARQHTPCVVLGVCSGAFLAFQTICRDERLSAAVLVNLYCFDVAPGTDVETMIRDSFRGEVSYAERARQGALWRRIVSGELPVGRILRAVGRDARARLAAWTARIPGLAPGGVTVARRVARLRRRGARIHAVYSRGDRGIAALAANLGQSPEGIARKLGYPVTVLDDVDHNLSRPADQERLFAIVRDAVEDARRARSAEPEAGLAARPRDVPDPSGSRPAPVAAVRA, via the coding sequence ATGCTGACCGACGGCGCACGCGAAGGGCCGATCTCGGGGCCGATCCTGGGACCGGCCGCGGAGAGCCTGGCGGCGGAGCCGGTCCCGGTCGTGCTCGGCGACGCGTTCGGCTGGTTCAGCCCGGGCGCGCGCCGGCGCGGCGTTCTCCTTTGCGGCACCTTCGGGTTCGAGCAATGGTGCGCCTACCGCTCCTGGCGCGAGCTCGCCGCGATGATCGCCGGCACCGGCTGCCCGACCCTGCGCTTCGACTATCCGGGCCAGGGCGATTCCCGTGATCCGGCGGGCCCCGAGATCCCGGCGGCGCTCGACGCGATCCGGGCCGGTATCGCCTACCTGCGCGAGCGGGCGGGGGCGGAGGAGGTCGTGGTGGTGGGCCTGCGCCTCGGCGCGACCCTGGCCGCGCTCTCGGGCGGGGACATCGACCGGCTGGTGATGCTGGCGCCGTTCTCCACCGGCAAGGCCTATCGCCGCGAGATGGCGATGCAGTCGCGGCTCATCGACGTGATGCCCGACCGCACGCCGATGCCGCAGGAGCCCGACTCGCTGATGGTCGGCAGCTTCCTCCTCGGGCCGCGGACCCTCGCCGACCTCGCCCGGCTCGACCTCGCGGCCTCCAAGCGCGCCCCGGCGCCGCAGATCCTGATGCTCGGGCCGAAGATCGAGACCCTGGCCGAGCGCTACCGGGCGCTCGGGAGCGATGTCGAGACCGGGCCGCTCCCCGACCTGACCCAGCTCGTCTCCGATCCGCTCTTCCCCCGCCTTCCGGCCGAGACCTTCGCGCGGGTGCGCGACTTCGCCGTGGCGCAGGCGCCCGCGCCGGCCGCCTCCTCGCCCGTCCCCGCGTCCATCCCCTCGCCCGCGCCGTGCCGGCTCGCCGATGCGGCGTGGCAGGAGGAGGTGTCGCGCTTCGGCCCCGGCCTCGTCGGCATCCTGTGCCGGCCGCGGGGGGCGTGGGGCGGCGGCACGGTGCTGGTGGTCAATTCCGGGCGCAACCCGCGCGCCGGCCACGGCCGGCAGACGACGCAGCTCGCCCGGCGGCTGGCTGCGTCCGGCATCGCCTCGTTCCGCTTCGACCTGCGCGGCGTCGGCGACAGCGCCGAGCGCCCGGACGGCGCCCCGCCGCTCTACACCGTGGACGCGGTCGAGGACGTCCAGGCCGCGCTCAACCATCTCGAGGCCCGGCAGCACACGCCCTGCGTGGTCCTCGGCGTCTGCAGCGGCGCGTTCCTGGCCTTCCAGACGATCTGCCGCGACGAACGGCTGTCCGCGGCGGTCCTGGTCAACCTGTACTGCTTCGACGTCGCGCCCGGCACCGACGTCGAGACGATGATCCGCGATTCCTTCCGCGGCGAGGTGAGCTACGCGGAGCGGGCGCGGCAGGGCGCCCTCTGGCGCCGGATCGTCAGCGGCGAACTGCCCGTCGGCCGGATCCTGCGGGCGGTGGGGCGCGACGCCCGGGCCCGGCTCGCGGCCTGGACGGCGCGCATCCCGGGCCTCGCCCCGGGCGGCGTGACGGTGGCCCGGCGGGTGGCGCGGCTGCGCCGCCGCGGCGCACGGATCCACGCGGTCTACAGCCGGGGCGACCGGGGCATCGCCGCGCTCGCCGCCAATCTCGGCCAGTCGCCCGAGGGTATCGCGCGCAAGCTCGGCTACCCCGTCACCGTCCTGGACGACGTCGACCACAACCTGAGCCGGCCCGCCGACCAGGAGCGGCTCTTCGCGATCGTGCGGGACGCCGTCGAGGATGCGCGGCGCGCCCGCAGCGCCGAGCCCGAAGCCGGCCTGGCGGCCCGCCCGCGCGACGTCCCGGACCCGTCCGGGTCCCGTCCGGCCCCCGTTGCGGCGGTGCGGGCGTGA
- a CDS encoding glycosyltransferase translates to MSGVALTGGPGAARATLVVTARPGARCGVSDYTEKLRTIIGERGLDVRVERLPTWSVRGLLRVWRQGAGRRSVLHVQYPSMNLGKSPAVALAPVLVGGSRLYLTLHEFTIFNRVRKCYFLTFALSRATVIFSNEFERRAFEAFFPVRRCRTLVVPIGSNIAVGRPDVPSEAREPTLVYFGQIGPDKGLEDFLAVAERLRAEGERLAIAVIGSPSGPDCPVFREVSARAERLGIRLVLNAEPERVSDELSRARVALLPFPDGVSEKRGSALACLEHGLAVVTTHSAKTPDWLEAATVPHLSVEATAAAIRGLVSAEGHRAALAGRDPDALRARTWPSIAERHLALYGLG, encoded by the coding sequence GTGAGCGGCGTCGCCCTCACCGGCGGCCCGGGGGCCGCGCGGGCGACCCTCGTCGTGACGGCCAGGCCCGGAGCGCGTTGCGGCGTCTCCGACTACACCGAGAAGCTGCGCACGATCATCGGCGAGCGCGGCCTCGACGTCCGGGTGGAGCGCCTGCCGACCTGGTCGGTCCGGGGCCTGCTGCGCGTCTGGCGGCAGGGCGCCGGCCGCCGCTCGGTCCTGCACGTGCAGTACCCGTCGATGAATCTCGGCAAGTCGCCGGCCGTCGCCCTCGCGCCGGTCCTGGTCGGGGGCTCGCGCCTCTACCTGACCCTGCACGAGTTCACGATCTTCAACCGGGTCCGGAAATGCTATTTCCTGACCTTCGCGCTGTCGCGCGCCACGGTGATCTTCTCGAACGAGTTCGAGCGCCGCGCCTTCGAGGCGTTCTTCCCTGTCCGCCGCTGCCGCACGCTGGTGGTGCCGATCGGCTCCAACATCGCGGTCGGCCGGCCGGACGTCCCCTCCGAGGCGCGCGAGCCGACGCTGGTCTATTTCGGCCAGATCGGCCCGGACAAGGGTCTCGAGGATTTCCTGGCGGTGGCGGAGCGGCTGCGCGCCGAGGGCGAGCGGCTCGCCATCGCGGTCATCGGCTCGCCCTCCGGCCCCGATTGCCCGGTCTTCCGGGAGGTCTCGGCGCGGGCCGAACGGCTCGGAATCCGGCTCGTCCTCAATGCCGAGCCGGAGCGGGTCTCCGACGAATTGTCCCGGGCCCGCGTCGCCCTCCTGCCGTTCCCCGACGGGGTGAGCGAGAAGCGCGGATCGGCTCTCGCGTGCCTGGAGCACGGCCTGGCGGTCGTCACCACGCACTCGGCCAAGACGCCGGACTGGCTCGAGGCCGCGACGGTGCCCCACCTCTCGGTCGAGGCGACGGCGGCCGCCATCCGCGGGCTGGTCTCGGCGGAGGGCCACCGCGCGGCCCTCGCCGGCCGCGATCCGGACGCCCTGCGCGCCCGCACCTGGCCGAGCATCGCCGAGCGGCACCTGGCACTGTACGGGTTGGGATGA
- a CDS encoding PIG-L family deacetylase, which translates to MTTDPAAAGERVLRTLAARQPLDLAVAVVTAHPDDETIGLGGVMAHLRDLTLLQISDGAPLDPAFAAQAGFPTRQAYAAARRGELVDALAVLVEGRLARQVFYEIPDGRLADHLATVIERLAEDLICVDAVLTHPYEGGHFDHDAAAFAVQQACARLARQGSHAPARLEFTSYHRVNGALRTGRFLDDPGCPEVVVPLTPEAARRKEAAFACHRSQTGNLALFGFGPERFRAAPVYDFSRPPPGGEIMYGMEVWQGLSRAFAAAAGG; encoded by the coding sequence ATGACGACCGATCCTGCCGCGGCCGGGGAGCGGGTGCTGCGCACCCTGGCGGCGCGCCAGCCCCTCGATCTGGCGGTGGCGGTCGTCACGGCGCATCCGGACGACGAGACGATCGGGCTCGGCGGCGTGATGGCCCATCTGCGGGACCTCACCCTGCTGCAGATCTCGGACGGCGCGCCGCTCGATCCGGCCTTCGCGGCGCAGGCCGGGTTCCCGACGCGCCAGGCCTACGCGGCGGCGCGACGCGGCGAGCTCGTCGACGCGCTCGCCGTGCTGGTCGAGGGCCGCCTCGCCCGCCAGGTCTTCTACGAAATCCCGGACGGGCGGCTCGCGGACCACCTGGCGACCGTGATCGAGCGGCTGGCCGAGGACCTGATCTGCGTCGACGCGGTCCTGACCCACCCCTACGAGGGCGGCCATTTCGATCACGACGCGGCGGCCTTCGCGGTGCAGCAGGCCTGCGCGCGCCTCGCCCGCCAGGGCAGCCACGCCCCGGCGCGGCTCGAATTCACCAGCTACCACCGGGTGAACGGGGCCTTGCGCACCGGGCGCTTCCTCGACGATCCGGGCTGCCCGGAGGTCGTCGTCCCGCTGACGCCGGAGGCGGCCCGCCGCAAGGAGGCGGCCTTCGCCTGCCATCGCAGCCAGACCGGCAACCTCGCCCTGTTCGGGTTCGGCCCCGAGCGCTTCCGGGCGGCGCCGGTCTACGACTTCTCCCGGCCGCCGCCGGGCGGCGAGATCATGTACGGGATGGAGGTGTGGCAGGGGCTGAGCCGGGCCTTCGCCGCGGCGGCGGGGGGCTGA